The Coleofasciculus sp. FACHB-1120 region TGCGGAGATTCGCTTTAGTAAAACTGGAGTCAGTTAGCTCTTTGCCGGAGAAGTCTGCACCAATCAAAAATTCTTTGTTGTAGTCGTTCGCCCAAGCGGGAGATGCGATCGCGCCAAAAGAGGCAATTGCGATCGCTACCAGTAATAAACTGAGTAAAATTGTCGAAATCCGATTATCTAGCCTAAACTTCATGCTGGTTCCATTTGATGGAAAACCGTCGTCTATCTCATTATCCCGATATCGGTGTTTTAGGAGAAGACCTAGTTGCTCAATGGTTGCTTTCCCAAGCCTGGGAAATTCTTGAGCGTCGGTGGCGTTGCCGCTGGGGAGAAATTGATATAATTGCGCGACAACGCCCAGATGAAAGCAGGGTAGGGGGAGACATCGAGACAGAAACACAGCATTCATTACCCATTCCCCTGTCCTCTTGCTTAATATTTGTTGAGGTCAAAACTCGCAGTCGGGGAAATTGGGATGCGGATGGAATGCTGGCGATTACACCAAAAAAGCAAGCTAAACTCTGGCGCACAGCGGAGATTTTTTTAGCAGATCGTCCAGATTTAGTAAATCTTCCTTGCCGATTTGATGTCGCTTTGGTCAGATGTCAGCGCGTTCCTAAGAGCAATACTGTTTTGTTATCAGAACCTTTGTTAGCAGAACCTGCAAAGACTCCCTTGGTTTCTTCACCGGAACCGAGAAACTTAGCCGTCAGAGAATATGAGTTGAGT contains the following coding sequences:
- a CDS encoding YraN family protein — translated: MENRRLSHYPDIGVLGEDLVAQWLLSQAWEILERRWRCRWGEIDIIARQRPDESRVGGDIETETQHSLPIPLSSCLIFVEVKTRSRGNWDADGMLAITPKKQAKLWRTAEIFLADRPDLVNLPCRFDVALVRCQRVPKSNTVLLSEPLLAEPAKTPLVSSPEPRNLAVREYELSLQDYIQSAFDEPFS